The nucleotide window AGTTCACGGGATCAAACTTTACCTCACGAAAGAATGGTACAAGAAGACGGTGAGTAAAAACAAACGTTATAGGATTCGCTTGTGTGTACGTTTTCGCGATTGTTGAACTTATCGTTTTCTTCTTTAATGATAGACTTGGATGTACTTGGCGGTTCCGATTTTGCTTTATATGTGTGAGAGGTTAATCCGGGCGTTAAGATCTAGCGTCAAGCCTGTCCAGATATTAAAGGTAACGATCACATAGTGGTCATGTCACATGTCGCATGTCACATGTCACATGTCACAGGGTCAGATTGGGTTGACCTGAAACACTTTACTGACATAATTTTTTGTTTTGAAGGTGGCTGTTTACCCGGGAAACGTGTTGGCACTTCACATGTCGAAGCCTCATGGCTttaaatacaaaagtgggcagtACATGTTTGTGAACTGCAAGGCGGTTTCTCCATTTGAATGGTGAGTCTTGTGCGTacaaagggtttaaaatgttCGTTTTTCAAATAAATATGTCTTGTAAGTTGTAAATTGACTTAATCACGGCTCAGGCACCCGTTTTCGATAACTTCAGCACCAGGAGATGACTACTTAAGTGTGCATATCCGAACCCTTGGTGACTGGACCCGACAACTAAAAAATGTCTTCTCTCAGGTACGTGTTTGAGCGACAAAATAGTGTAGTTTTAATAATGTTATAtagttttaataataattaaattttaTGACCAAAGTTATATAAGAAGTTTTTGCATACAAAGGTATCTTGGCTAAGCCATTACAAACATTTCCGACCCAAAACCGCATAACTTGTCACAAAAGCGTTAGAAATTGTCGCGATAGTTTTGTTGTCGTATCACGTGTTTGGCCTGTTAGTCATAAAACATAACCCGTTTCCTTTTTAACTGACTCGATTTTGGTCGTGTGTAGGTATGCCAACCACCAGCTAACGGTAAAAGTGGACTCCTAAGAGCCGATAACCAAGGAGACAACCCGAGGTAAGTTCTCATTGTTACAATTATATCGCGTTATTAAACCATCAACAACAACAGTTGTTAATAAAAAATAACCGACACGATTCCTAACTCTTTTGATCAAATTACAGTTTCCCAAAGGTTCTAATCGACGGGCCATATGGTGCACCAGCACAAGACTACAAGAAATATGACGTAGTGTTGCTAGTCGGGTTAGGCATTGGTGCAACCCCTATGATCAGTATCGTTAAAGACATCGTGAACAACATGAAAGCGAAACAAGAGGAAGACGAGGCTTTGGAGAGCGGCAACAACAATGCAATGCCGCCAATGTCACCACAGTCGAAAAAGAACTCCGCGAGCAACTTCAAGACTACACGGGCTTACTTCTATTGGGTCACAAGGGAACAAGGGTCGTTTGATTGGTTTAAAGGGGTGATGAACGAGGTTGCGGAAATTGATCACGATGGTGTGATCGAGATGCATAACTATTGCACAAGTGTTTACGAAGAAGGTGATGCTAGATCCGCTTTGATCACGATGCTTCAGTCGCTAAATCATGCCAAAAATGGTGTTGATGTGATTTCGGGTACTCGGGTCAAGTCTCACTTTGCAAAGCCCAATTGGAGAAGCGTTTATAAGCGGATTGCTCTTACTCACAACGGTCAACGTATAGGTGAGTTTTTCTTCTATTATTCAAGTTTTATGAAAATTATACAATTGTCAAATTAAATACGGGCCGGTTCAACCAGTTTTGACAAAATTTATGGATCGTGCCTTTAGCTTCCGTTTTGAAAAACGACAAACCAAACAAGCCTGGATGAGTGGGTCCGCCGGTTCAACCAAACATATATTACATTAACCCATTTTGACCCTTTACCGAATGTGTGTTGCGCCATAAAATCTTATATAacattttgttttttaaattaCAGGGGTATTTTATTGTGGAGCACCAGCGCCAGTCAAAGAGTTGAAACAACTTGCTGCTGACTTTTCTCACAAGACTAGCACCAAATTTGACTTTCACAAGGAGAACTTTTAACTTTAGAGATAATTTAatcatttattaaataaaattatTTTAATTGTTGAAATTTGTATGTATGACCCAATTCGGACCTAGTATCTCGTGACCTTTATGGTGTAACGGTATATAGAGACCAATAAGAGTTACGTTCATTCTTTGTGTTTTTCTCTAGATAAAAGATTCTTTGTACGCTTATAAATCTATGCAGTATAAAATAATTACTAACCCGTTTCGAAAAATAAGACAATTATTAACGCAGAGGAAACCAAAGTAAACGATGATGGTATTTTGTTTGCCTCTTAAAAACGATatcaaaaagaaaattgaaatattATTGAACAAGATATTTGTAGAAACTAAGATCACACCGgaatgtgtgtgtgtggggggggatgCCGTGGGAGAGGGGCTTGATGGATTCGACCGGCGTGGGGGCACAAGTTTGGTAGAGGTGGTTGATTTTAATTGGTGAGTTATTTAATTGTTggctggggggggggggttgtataaaaaaacaaaaaaatgattGTGCTTGGTTGAAAAAAGTGGGCTCCACCATTATCCAAGTCTCTCTCTTCTTCCCCTGTGCGGTGGGTATACATCGAAATCAAGTCCTCTCACGAGGTAAACTTTGATGGCGGCAGTGTTCCCCGCGAGATAAACTAGTTTACCTCATAGTTTGTCGCACCCACCCCTTTCACCCTAATACCTTAATGTTTCACGTCCCCTTCATCTTCACAACCACAACGTGAATCTAAAATCGACGGTCTAAAAACGAGATTAAATGCCAAAATAAACGTGTAAATCTAAGGGAAAACATGATTTATGCATTTATACAATGTAAAACATGGGTGaagatataataggaagtttatttggctagaaaggataggaagtgatcttgaccatccattatgttaatcaagggctaagattaaatcagggaaattgaaaggaagaaaagaggcgcgtgagtttgttcaagggcattctagtcaatccaagccaatagtttctctctcctccaattcccccccattttttaaacgttaataactctttcatacgacattatttttttataaaaattgcaccaaaaaaacgagtatactattgctatatttaaaaaaaaaaattaaaacccagttgcgtaaaacgcaatagaaaaccaccagttacgtaaaacgcaatgaaaaaaaaaccctaaaaagtgacatttttctaaaacgcaatgcacaaaaaacacaaagaaatgacttatttgtaaaacgcaatggccagaaaacacacagaaatgtcttatttgtaaaacgcaatggccagaaaacacataaaaaagtgttttacctaaaacgcaatgcaccaaaaacacaaagaaatgacttatttgtaaaacgcaatggccagaaaacacttaaaatgtctgttttctaaaacgcaatggactgaaaacacataaaaaagtgttttacctaaaacacaatgcataaaaaacacaaagaaatgtcttatatgtaaaacgcaatggccaggaaacacttaaaaatgactcattctaaaacgcaatggactgaaaacacctaaaaaatgtgttttacctaaaacgcaataactaaaaacacttaaaaatgtgtttttttctaaaacgcaatagccagaaaccacataaaactctcttatttctaaaacgcaatggacacataaaactgtctgaattgtctacgaattattgtcttcgaaatgagccaatttttggaaaattaatttttctgatgcgtttttagtacagcaatttaatcgaaaaaaaaaatttccaagctgacctggaccccagccaggggctctgccccttggactcCGCCAGGGGCTgtcgcccctgggaccccgctaccgggggctgccgcccccggacccccgcaaagatcgtaaaacgcaatgactaaataaaaaacccagatcgtgaaactgaaattaaagaatttcttacatggatcgaagccgatttcttcatcaattgacgaaatttgaatgatagaaacacttatcaacgctcgaatcgaacgaatcgagtgattatctccaaaatcaccggaaaaaacgagatttttttatgaaattaaactgggttttcttaaaaaaaaaactgaagaacacgttgatcgggttctgaatcattgattggtgatgaaaatcgcactataatgtagtgattattgagatagaaagtgaagaaatagttgaagatggtgggttttgaaaatggtgggtttttgaatttactgggttttgaaaaaggaagaagaaggagttggattgactaaaataccctttctctttattttaaaatttgccacatgtcataatcctatggcttcctatcatTCCTaacgaaaattaacttcctatttgatcttttctctGTAAAACAAAATCAATAAATAGACACATATTGAAGGaaatagtcaaagtcaaatgtGGGCTTTAGGTAAAGAAATTATGGTCTGAAAGTTGGGGTAAATCATCAATGCCATTTGTCATAACGTTTGTTAAGACTGTTTCTGTTCATACCATGTCAACCCATAGCCCTTCAAAAAAAATCATGTCAACCCATAACTTCAAACCAATCAAAAGTTCCACATGTTTTAAGTTGGCCCATTTTTTAGCTCACTTTACTTTTTTAACTGCTTTAAATATAAATTTGTCAaacttttaaatcaattttttatCATTATGTCTTGGATAATATATAACGTTTTGGTGAGATCATTTTTAGGTATGGAAataatcatgttttttttttattgcaTGTAAATAACTTTTTATAATGTTTTTACTGAAACTTTTTGTAATAACActacattttttatttatttgtttatgttttcaGTTTCCTTGgggcaaaaagaagaaaaaacAAGGGCGAAAAATATGGGAGATCGCCGGAAACCTATTCCGGAGGCAATACAAAGGCGGCTGACGAAGTATTTTGTATCAAATCTTCCAGATCGATGCAGCGGGATGGATTTAGCAGGTGTGGTTCGCGTTCATGCAGAGATTTTCGATATCTATATAGCAAGGAAGAGGAATAAGTTGGGTAACCGATTTGGGTTTGTATCATTGCTGGATGTTAAGGATAAGGGTGTAATCGAGAGACAGTTGTCGGAAATAAGGATGGGGGAGTTTAAACTATGCTTTAATGTGGCTAGGTTCACGTTAGAGGACGGGGAGATTAATAGGAGACAAGGGGAGAAGACAAAAACAAAGAGTACATCGGGGAGGTATGGAGGTCCAAATATGGGGAAGGAGATCAAAGGGGGTGGCTTGGTAGGAGTGAGATCATTCAAAGATGCTATATTGGGTAGGACGGCCGAGACAAAGGAGGAGAAAATAATAATGATTCAGGATGATTTTATAATGTCAGATATTGGGAAAGGAAAGGCTGTGATTGTTAGGGTGAAGGATTTCAAAGCACTTAAGGATACTGAAGGAATAGTTAGAGAGATGATGGCTGGAGCAGGAGTAGTTCAATACGTAGGAGGTTTGTGTTTACTGGTGTCCTTTAATAGTGATGAAGAAGTCGATAAGTTTTCGGTCATGTCGAAAGAGAAAGGAGAGGTGTTTCACTCGGTAGAGAAGTGGGCAGGTCAAACTATTTCGTTCGAGAGAATAGCGTGGTTAAGGGTACAAGGAATTCCACTGCACCTTCTGGATAACGGAGTGATTAACAGAATAGGAGAGAAGTTTGGCAAGGTAGTGAAGGGAGGAATGCACGAGGCCTCGGATGCGGATTTGTCATATGATTATGTAGGGGTGTTGGTATCGGAAGGGAAAAGAATTCAGGAGGAGATAGTCCTACAATGGAGAGGTCGAAGGTATAGAGTGTGGGTATCGGAGGAAGTAGGTGATTGGGCTCCAGATTTTCTGTCTAAGGATGGAGGTGTGGAGACAGATCAGAGTAACAATCAGCAAGAACATGAGTCGGAAAAGGAGTCGTCGATATACCGAGTTCAACGTCAAGGTGAGGTTACGGCAGCTCCGGTTAACCGGAATCAAGAGAAGGTGGGTGATTTTACTGATTTACCCGTTACTTATGTTATGTTGGAAAAGCCGAAATCTACGTCGCCGGTTATGGAAAATATTATGCATGTTCAATCTGATTTTTGGAAAGTTGGTGAAGGTTCCAAAGTTAGTCAGTTTTGTAGGGAGGGGAGTATGGAAAGTGGGGTACCGTTTGGGGGGAATAGGTCCGAAGGGTATAACGTGGAAAAAGGCAATAGACCTCAGGGTATAAaggtcaaaaataattctaagaAGGGGAGTAAATCGAGAGTGGGCCAGGTACAGCCCAAGTTGGTTTCGGTAGACACTAGGCCCAGTTTAAGAAAAAGGGCTAGATTGGATTTGGACCCCAATGGATTGGATCCTTTTGGGCTAGATGTTTTATTGGGTCTACAGCAGATAGATGAGGTGATTCAAGAGGCGGTTAATGATAGTGGTCAAGAAGGGGGTGTAGGGTCGTCTAAGGATAATTTACAAGATATGTTGGATAATACCGAGAGGGCGAATACAAGTGACAGTGAGGGGATCAGATGTGAGGGGGGTGGAGGTAGCGGCAACTCCGTTATTGCTGCTGCGGAACAGGAACAGCGTTCGGAACAAGAGACGCAGAAGGGAGGGATTCAGGAAGTTTCGGAGGAAGTGGAGAAAACCATTAAAATGGGGATGGCTATGGGGGTACAGTTGAATGATTTTCGTAATTTGGTTACCAGCATAGTGGAGGAGGAAGGTGTACAAACAGGTAAACAATGAATTTCATCTCTATTAATGCTAGGGGTTTGGGGGTGCAAGGGAAACAGAGGTGGGTTAAAGAATTGAGGGTCAATAATGGGGTGGATTTTTTAGCCATTCAAGAGTCTAAGATTTCGGACAGGGAGGTGTTTGATTGTTCTTCTTGTTGGGGGAGGGGGGTGTTGGATTTCGATATGGTGGAAGCTTCGGGTAAGTCAGGTGGTATTATTAGCATTTGGAATTCTAAAGTATTTAAGAAGATTTCGGCTGAGTGTAATGCCAATTATTTACTTACGTCGGGTGTGTTGGTTGAGGATGGTTCGATTCTTAATATTTTAAATGTTTATGCCCCTCAAAATGTAGTGGCGAAAAGGGATCTGTGGGTTAAATTAAAAACAGTGATGAATAACAATCAAGGTTTGTGGGTAGTCTTGGGGGACTTTAACGTCGTTCGTAGGCCAGAAGATAGGAGGAACTCCAGATTTAATCATATGGCGGCATCGGATTTTAATTTGTTTATTGATGAGGTGGATCTCCATGAGTATTGTATGAGGGGTAATAAGTTTACTTACGCGGTTGTGGTGGAAGGGGTTGTTAAATTGAGTAAAATAGACAGGGTGCTGGTTAGTCAAAAAAAATTTAACAGATGGCCTAGGGCGTGTCTTAGAGCTTTGTCGCGTGGGTTGTCGGATCACTCTCCTCTGTTGTTAACTTTGGTTGATGTGAACTTCGGGTATAAACCTTTTCGTTGGTTCAATTCTTGGCTCGGGAGAGAGGGGTGTCAAAATGTGGTTAGGAAGGCGATTTTGGATTGCTTGATTGACGGAAGACCGGATATGGTGATTTCAGGTAAGTTAAAGTGTGTTCGGGAGGCTATTAAAATTTGGCGGGATGAGATAGTGAGAAAGGAAGGAGATTTACTAGAAAATTGTAAAAGCGATATTCAAAGATTAGAGCGAATTTTGGAGGATAGGGAGTTAGAGGAAGAAGAGGTGTGGATCTGGGAAGAGTGTAAGAAAGAAGTCATGCAGATTGAGCAATGGAAAACTAGGTATTTGCAACAGAAATCTCGTGTGGGTTGGGCGTCGAGTGGAGATGAGAACTCAGCTTATTTCCATAGGATGGTGAATGGGAGGAAAGCGGTTAATGACATTCCGGGCCTTAGTATAGATGGTCAGTGGATTACGAAGCCGAGTCTGGTCAAGAGGGAAGTTTTAAAATTCTTCAGGAATCATTTCTCTGAAAGATTTGGGAGAAGACCGGAGTTAATGTGTGATGGGTGTAAAGTTATTTCGAGTGAGGATGCTGATAAGCTAGTCAGGCCGTTTTCTAAAGAGGAGATAAAGGAGGCGGTTTTTGATTGTGGCTCTGATAAAGCCCCGGGTCCAGATGGGTTTAATTTCAAGTTTATAAAACATTTTTGGGACGTGTTAGAAGAGGATTTCTTCAACTTGTTCAATTCTTTTTATGACACGGGTGAGATTAGTAGAGGTTGTAGTACCTCGTTTATTACGTTGATTCCGAAGATTACTTCCCCGGTCGAGCTTAAAGATTATAGACCTATCACTTTGGTGGGGGTTATCAGCAAAGTTATTTCGAAAGTGCTAGCAGCCAGGGTGAAGGAGTCGTTGGGAAAGATTATTTCGGAGACACAGACAATgtttctcaaagatagatttattttgGATGGCCCTCTTATCATTAACGAGTTGTTTGGTTGGTTAAAGAAGACAGAGAGACAAGGATTTTTGCTGAAAATAGACTTCGAAAAAGCACACGACAATGTTAATTGGGGCTTCCTTCTGTCAATGATGAGGCAATTGGGGTTCCCGAACAGATTGTGTCTTGGGATAAAAGGTATTCTTGGGTCAGCTAGATCGGCTGTCTTGGTCAACGAGTCTCCTACTTATGATTTTCAGTGCCaaaagtgtcacacccctattttccacgtgtcaccggtgggcccggtggggagtatcgtgacgtcattgatatcatcatagtcaaacaacacaacatataaatgcacagcggaagcaaaagatatagatttatttcaactgaacaaaatgtaatgtttgagtattacaacacagtcgaaacagatccacaggcggatcaaaaaaagaaaactgttcaacagactttgacatctaaagcttgcgagacttgagtaatgatgcctggagtagccagcctatttcgtctagcacctgcacttagcctttttggaaaatacgtcagtttgcactggtaaatacaacttaactgactcattttgaaaagagtttgaaaattgatttaaatgcacttcggcaaaaatattttataacttgggacaattattcaaaataatcttgtatacagttttactcatttgtcgtccattagggccggtttgtagagccggacttaagttaactgacacgccacaggtataatgcccacaaggtcgattccttatagtgggataccagtttttacataatgcagctgtcaggtgtacgcctacaccccgtgcttaggtcgtggccatttcatgaatgatgccaaggatatccgggacatggtcatttaacccccaagggccatacaccaaataatacatatcaaacaggttatgcaaatacatcaatcacaatccgatttaaatgactacatacacccgaccaagcggtacttttatagcaccgtatcccaagcccgtatagggaaaataagttaagagtatttacctgagctgaatataaattcaatcccagccgtatatcaaatcagaaagtacagatagcttttactgggctcctaatctggaacgaaggttttaataacctattagaatcctaacgggtctttaatttagcttaagctttagaccggttagttttcaaaggaAGGCACAGTTCAAACGCATGATGACGCGAAGACCggcttagaatgtggttttgacccaacaagcttgtatacttgtttaatatgggtaacttaaacacattctgaatattgagacaaaaacgatttggtttgacccgtttcggcttatatatgcaaactagtcacataggccgatccgaatgcgaaacatgcgtaacgggtaaccataagagtcatgaacatgttccataagttaatatgcctttgatatgttgtgatatcagtaggatatcttccattatgcccaaaacgagtttaaaaccaatttatgccccataggggtattttggtcattttaaaggttataaaaaaagttaaatagaaatctgagtttcgggtctgattatatcagtaaaaatacttaatttactaagttacatcagtagggtataacctatacgtgaaatttatcacttataaccaaactatgcatcttaagggcattttggtaatttcacataggcttaaaaaggtcaaaactagaattctgagtttaagacttttgcttactgttaaagtatgaAAGTTTACTTAagacatcagtaggtatcaagtcttatacacctaaaatggttttaatatatactatgcgttaaaaacgcttaaatcggtgattttgagctatttccgggttctaaaagggaagctgatatttttattattctagaaggctcaaaatactttatttatcatattagatccgtataaaaaggtttggggtcaaaaggttttgtaaaactcattttctagcctaaaagggcaaaaccagcaattaccgaatcaagcttagaactctaggttacgatcagcctaaaaataaataaaaatcttcaataatcccaaaatattatattacatcagtgggtaataagtttggtatcaacaattgggtttagataggctatatgctaatcgTACGGTTTATTTAccgaaaagcttcttaattacgctaatgagcatatctcctaatctagacctcaaactgatgtgaaattttatggacatgcttatagattagtaataaaggttttagtcctttcacatcttcaaaaatctcgttttaacactaaagggcattatggtcacatttaggcattatggaaatatgcgatggtctttaattctaaagaaccaagtagtataactttgggaggttatactatcatataacatgatcacaaaggaccctaaggcataaatatactcaagctaattcgggtcagaactgaaagtcaaagcaaaggtcaaaccttgcgactttcggttgcgaaccgagcctatacttagaattgtcgggttgaatcatgtttAGACAtgatcaactaatatttaccaagtcattaaagtgacaaaactgattttatgactttcATATTATTAgttgtgaattttatttaaaacaaacccgactgactttaatttgacccgacaattaaactaagtaaacgtggtaattaggagatgccctttagagggttaaacacctacctaattacgatcacgtagccatgttcaacgcgaaccatggctcaaccgattagaagtcaaagtgtttatcgataacgcttgactttcggtttaaacgctaaacaaataactaagcatgaaaggaatcacttacaaaagtccaaaggacttgaaagaggttctcaagaagctcaagaccctCAAAGATTGCAGAGAATTCAGAATGGAATGAATGGTGCAAGTGAAACCCAAaacaagggggggtatttataggtttttgagaactgttaggatcgttcatcgataaACGTGATTCGATCTTGGCCTTACAAGTGTGCCCCCTGATTTAGGAAACCATGGGTGCACAAAAACCAACCCCCAGAATCAAGGATTGAGAGACAAGagcaaaaccaaagctggttttCAATTTCTGGTTGCTGGCAatgctttacggaccgtaaggtccctcatacggtccgtaaggacctgacCTGCACATGGCCAGTTTCAGAACTTGTcacttttggcccctgcacttgatAGTTGTTATTCCTGACACATTTGAGGCctgttaaaccatttttaaggctctacaatgatgcctaagcatagggaacatgaaacatgctcaaaaatatgtcggatgtcggttcgtttggtcgtacggtcccgttgtttggctaattacgacgaaacacggacggacgctaaagacgatccaaattacgcgacgaatggaattttatcaagccaaacactaaaataaaatattttagtgcttacataaatttttgggtgtccggggatattcagaatgcaagatatgcgcgaaaatgcaaacttgtgcactttttgacacttttagtccctgcatgacataaaagtttatttttgcgcaccaaacacctctaagcctatatctaagctatctAAAGGTTAATTAGAGTATActaaactcatggtcatattctgGAAGGTCCAAAACcttacgaattgacatacttttgcagtttgacgcttttaacccctcgcatacgaatattgtcataattttctcatacttaatcgaaaccttgtgaaatttttatcacacattcttgtgagtataatttatcattacaaagcttcgggtccgctaaaagatcactcagaggtatactttaaacatgttgacacatttagcccctgcagtttgtaattcctcactttctttcacaattagcttcgtatgatccatgtttaagggtataaacatcttgtagggttaTTAAAAGATATATTTATCTATTGTTGACATTTTAAACCCTTATATTCCCATACTTTCTCtgcttgtcaactttagtccttcatagGAAATCTTTCtcacgttcaaagcttatgacacgtgtcaatacattattggacgtgaattttcgaggtgttacaaaaaggGAGTTAGACAGGGGGATCCACTATCCCCGTTTCTATTCCTTATTGTCATGGAGGCCTTTTCGTGTTTAATCAGGAAGGCCTGTGATTTGGGGGAGATTAAAGATCTTAGATCCTTCCATAGGAGCCTATCTATTTCTCATTTACTTTATGTGGATGACGCGGTGTTATTGGGGGAGTGGTCCAGTGAGAATATCGAGAAAACGGCGAGATTATTAAGGGTGTTTCATATTTGTTCAGGGCTAAAAATTAATATTAGCAAATCTTCTTTGTTTGGTATTGGGGTAGATAAAGAAGAGGTAGTGGAGATGGCCAA belongs to Helianthus annuus cultivar XRQ/B chromosome 5, HanXRQr2.0-SUNRISE, whole genome shotgun sequence and includes:
- the LOC110941781 gene encoding respiratory burst oxidase homolog protein C, translating into MGHCVCVAKGAAETLKLNMALILLPVCRNTITWLRNKTKLGVVVPFDDNLNFHKVIAVGIMIGVGLHAISHLACDFPRLLSATEEEYEPMVQYFGEQPDSYWHFVKEAEGYTGITMVVLMAIAFTLATPWLRRGRLNLPKPLKKLTGFNAFWYSHHLFIIVYTLLIVHGIKLYLTKEWYKKTTWMYLAVPILLYMCERLIRALRSSVKPVQILKVAVYPGNVLALHMSKPHGFKYKSGQYMFVNCKAVSPFEWHPFSITSAPGDDYLSVHIRTLGDWTRQLKNVFSQVCQPPANGKSGLLRADNQGDNPSFPKVLIDGPYGAPAQDYKKYDVVLLVGLGIGATPMISIVKDIVNNMKAKQEEDEALESGNNNAMPPMSPQSKKNSASNFKTTRAYFYWVTREQGSFDWFKGVMNEVAEIDHDGVIEMHNYCTSVYEEGDARSALITMLQSLNHAKNGVDVISGTRVKSHFAKPNWRSVYKRIALTHNGQRIGVFYCGAPAPVKELKQLAADFSHKTSTKFDFHKENF